One part of the Coffea eugenioides isolate CCC68of chromosome 10, Ceug_1.0, whole genome shotgun sequence genome encodes these proteins:
- the LOC113750731 gene encoding uncharacterized protein LOC113750731: MACSSSLTSWVARSARAFQLDVISCIASDLKEKGALRMGYLHFLQVIWQNIDTIIQVERLVVSRPFYSLAILICVKLFTASSGFYKLNTDVTFDSSKNRGQGCGVLRDSGGRVVTTFLEDFEEATVGDVTLLKLRAMAHFVEQAYNHLVTEGESDIKLILEGDCLDAFVAYQKYKKSLTENKKKTDIGKPKPKTPTHFVPFCRRIHQVETRCSQFRAVHVKRTRYALANLESKHRADKVKRGEELYVKYRQIYYEDSRNAKTMEM, encoded by the exons ATGGCTTGTTCGTCTTCTTTAACTTCTTGGGTTGCAAGATCTGCACGTGCTTTTCAGCTAGATGTGATTTCATGTATTGCTTCTGACCTCAAGGAGAAAGGAGCACTTAGGATGGGTTATCTTCACTTTCTACAGGTGATATGGCAAAACATTGACACAATTATCCAGGTGGAAAGACTTGTGGTGTCGCGTCCCTTCTATAGTCTTGCTATTCTTATTTGCGTCAAACTCTTTACTGCTTCATCTGG CTTTTATAAGCTTAACACCGATGTCACGTTTGATTCCTCAAAAAATAGAGGACAGGGGTGTGGAGTTCTTAGAGATAGTGGGGGAAGGGTGGTAACAACCTTCCTGGAAGATTTTGAGGAGGCCACAGTTGGTGATGTGACGCTACTCAAATTGAGAGCCATGGCCCACTTTGTAGAGCAAGCATATAATCACCTTGTAACCGAGGGAGAAAGCGACATAAAATTAATCCTCGAAGGTGATTGCTTGGATGCCTTTGTCGCTTATCAGAAGTACAAAAAAAGTTTGACTGAGAACAAGAAAAAGACAGATATAGGGAAGCCGAAACCAAAGACACCGACTCACTTTGTGCCCTTCTGCAG ACGGATACATCAGGTAGAGACCCGATGTTCCCAGTTTCGTGCCGTCCATGTAAAAAGGACGCGCTACGCACTCGCAAATTTGGAATCAAAGCATAGGGCTGACAAGGTCAAGAGGGGTGAGGAACTATATGTCAAATATAGGCAAATATATTACGAGGATTCGAGGAATGCCAAGACAATGGAGATGTAG